A single window of Rhodospirillaceae bacterium DNA harbors:
- a CDS encoding acyl-CoA carboxylase subunit beta: protein MRDVLEQLEKKRAAARLGGGEQRIRAQHAKGKLTARERLEVLLDPHSFEEWDMFKEHRCHDFGLDQQQIPGDGVVIGHGTIYGRKVFVFSQDFTVFGGSLSETQAEKICKVMDQAIKLGIPLIGINDSGGARIQEGVASLAGYAEVFQRNILASGVIPQISLVMGPCAGGAVYSPAITDFVFMVRESSYMYVTGPDVVKTVTHETVSHEELGGATTHTTKSGVADLAFDHDIQALLQVRRLYDFLPLSNRHPLPIKKSAKVTDKPDFSLDTLIPKNPNKPYDMKELILKVVDGEDFFEIQPDFAKNIIVGFARMDGIPVGVVANQPTVLAGCLDIDASRKAARFVRFCDCFNIPLVTFVDVPGFMPGTSQEYNGIIKHGAKLLFAYGEATVPKITVITRKAYGGAYDVMSSKHLRGDVNYAWPTAEIAVMGPKGAVEIIFRTDIQDQAKIAQRTEEYRQKFANPFIVAKRGFIDDVIMPHGTRRRICRALHLLQDKKLQNPWKKHDNIPL, encoded by the coding sequence ATGCGTGATGTACTAGAACAACTTGAAAAAAAACGTGCTGCGGCTAGGTTGGGCGGTGGCGAGCAACGCATCCGTGCACAACATGCAAAAGGGAAATTGACCGCACGCGAACGCTTAGAGGTATTACTAGATCCGCATTCCTTTGAAGAATGGGATATGTTTAAGGAACATCGTTGCCATGATTTCGGGCTTGATCAACAACAAATTCCTGGCGACGGGGTGGTAATCGGTCACGGAACTATTTACGGACGCAAGGTGTTTGTTTTTAGCCAAGATTTTACCGTATTCGGTGGGTCATTAAGCGAAACCCAGGCAGAAAAAATATGCAAGGTGATGGATCAAGCGATAAAGCTTGGGATACCGCTGATTGGCATCAATGATTCGGGTGGGGCGCGTATCCAAGAAGGGGTTGCGTCCCTGGCCGGTTACGCAGAGGTTTTTCAGCGAAATATTCTAGCCTCTGGCGTCATTCCCCAAATATCCTTGGTGATGGGGCCTTGTGCTGGGGGGGCTGTCTATTCCCCTGCCATAACGGATTTTGTTTTTATGGTACGGGAATCGTCCTATATGTATGTGACGGGCCCTGATGTTGTCAAAACAGTAACCCATGAAACCGTTAGCCATGAGGAGTTGGGTGGGGCAACAACGCATACCACGAAATCAGGCGTGGCAGATTTGGCTTTTGATCATGACATCCAGGCTTTATTGCAAGTTCGCAGGTTATATGATTTTCTACCTTTATCCAACCGCCATCCCCTTCCCATCAAAAAATCGGCCAAGGTTACTGATAAACCCGACTTTTCTTTGGATACCCTTATCCCTAAAAACCCTAATAAGCCTTATGATATGAAAGAATTGATCCTGAAGGTTGTGGATGGGGAAGATTTTTTTGAAATACAGCCGGATTTCGCCAAAAATATTATCGTGGGATTTGCCAGGATGGACGGGATCCCTGTAGGGGTGGTAGCCAACCAACCCACCGTTTTAGCGGGTTGTTTAGACATTGATGCTTCAAGGAAAGCTGCCCGTTTTGTGCGTTTTTGCGATTGTTTTAACATTCCCTTGGTCACTTTCGTGGATGTTCCGGGTTTTATGCCGGGAACATCGCAGGAATATAATGGTATTATTAAACATGGGGCAAAACTTTTATTTGCTTACGGGGAAGCAACCGTTCCTAAAATTACCGTAATCACCCGTAAAGCCTATGGTGGCGCTTATGATGTGATGAGTTCAAAGCATTTGCGGGGTGATGTTAATTATGCTTGGCCCACCGCAGAGATTGCTGTCATGGGACCTAAGGGGGCGGTAGAAATTATTTTTAGGACTGATATCCAAGATCAGGCCAAAATTGCCCAACGTACCGAAGAATATCGCCAAAAATTTGCCAATCCTTTTATTGTGGCTAAACGCGGTTTTATTGATGATGTGATTATGCCCCATGGAACCAGGCGCAGGATTTGCCGTGCTTTACATTTATTGCAAGATAAAAAGCTTCAAAACCCTTGGAAAAAGCATGACAATATTCCCCTCTAG
- a CDS encoding diaminopimelate epimerase — translation MLSFVKIHGCGNSFILIHDQGQKLNVIKASFSRYICHEHWGVGADGFILIEPTPDQATSFKMTYLNADGSDGKLCGNGLRCAARYGYELGFFKDHTKILTDAGILSVYRLDNSHFRVEIPLLQQPQFNLDLSQTNPYFQSLDFLDTGVPHLVVGLTNMDIKKLPVAELGQELRWHPHFSPHGTNVNFIQSLPNGRIAIRTFERGVEQETLSCGTGAVAAAIISHYRYSLPSPVHLSTPGGELAVEFHMKNHLVSDLFLSGPTMIIAQGFISPEWLSQYWPDGSWQDI, via the coding sequence ATGCTATCTTTTGTAAAAATTCATGGCTGCGGCAATAGTTTTATCCTCATTCATGATCAGGGGCAGAAGCTAAATGTTATAAAAGCTTCTTTCAGCCGGTATATTTGTCATGAACATTGGGGTGTGGGCGCTGACGGCTTCATTTTAATAGAACCAACCCCTGATCAAGCTACTTCATTTAAAATGACCTATTTGAATGCGGACGGCAGCGACGGCAAACTTTGTGGAAACGGCTTACGCTGTGCTGCCCGTTACGGCTATGAACTTGGTTTTTTCAAGGATCACACAAAAATTTTAACGGACGCTGGCATATTATCCGTGTATAGGCTTGATAATAGCCATTTTCGTGTTGAGATTCCTTTGCTACAACAACCGCAATTCAATCTGGATTTATCCCAAACCAATCCCTATTTTCAATCACTTGATTTTCTGGACACGGGCGTCCCCCATTTGGTAGTCGGCCTAACTAACATGGACATAAAAAAATTGCCGGTCGCGGAATTGGGACAAGAATTGCGGTGGCATCCCCATTTTTCCCCTCACGGCACCAATGTTAATTTTATCCAATCTTTACCAAATGGTAGGATTGCTATCAGGACCTTCGAGCGGGGTGTTGAACAGGAAACACTTTCTTGTGGAACAGGTGCGGTTGCGGCAGCCATCATCAGCCATTACCGATATTCCTTGCCATCCCCGGTTCATTTATCCACCCCAGGGGGTGAACTGGCGGTAGAATTCCATATGAAAAATCATCTAGTAAGTGACCTGTTCCTAAGCGGCCCTACCATGATCATCGCACAAGGGTTCATAAGCCCCGAATGGCTTAGTCAATATTGGCCTGATGGGAGCTGGCAAGATATTTAG
- a CDS encoding acetyl/propionyl/methylcrotonyl-CoA carboxylase subunit alpha, with amino-acid sequence MFKKILIANRGEIARRVIRTAQRMGIKTVAVYSEIDSDACHVREADEAVLIGGAPSNQSYLVMEKIIDAIRQTGAEAVHPGYGFLSEKPAFAAAVKAAGAVFIGPPSTAIAAMGDKIESKKLAQKAGVTTVPGYLGTITDEAQALRIAKEIGYPVIVKASAGGGGKGMRIAWNEQQLFEGLRLARSEAKNSFADDRVFLEKYIQQPRHIEIQILADQHGKTLYLGERECSIQRRHQKVIEECPSPFLDEKTRRMMGEQAVGLAKAVGYQSAGTVEFVVDPQRNFYFLEMNTRLQVEHPVTELVLGLDLVEWMIRIAHGEKIPFTQQDIRMKGWAIEARFYAEDPQRGFLPSIGRLTHYLQPPTNKNIRVDSGVDEGSEISVYYDPMIAKVCSYGDTRTEAAYHLRQALDRFVVRGISHNALFLSNVLGKQKFIEGKLSTAFIQEEFPEGFHVPSHPVSMLPALTALASLLYYLQECHIDPSLSQFGILSDTGDIRLVVFQAKQQLSVIINRSHTSKDYQVTINQQVYSISLDLSDTKLLLIGSINQQPVVVQVEYLGNNGYRLSSQGAQTDFHVYLPHIANLMQWMPERKLADRSKMLSSPMPGMLTSLTVKEGEEVKIGQELLVLEAMKMENIIRAERNGKIKKIHAKAGETLAVDQMILEFE; translated from the coding sequence ATGTTTAAAAAAATACTGATTGCTAATCGTGGGGAAATTGCCCGTCGGGTTATTCGCACTGCCCAACGTATGGGAATTAAAACTGTTGCCGTATATTCTGAAATTGATAGTGATGCCTGCCATGTTAGGGAAGCGGATGAGGCTGTTTTGATAGGTGGTGCCCCCTCTAACCAAAGCTATTTGGTGATGGAAAAAATCATTGACGCTATCCGCCAAACGGGTGCGGAGGCCGTGCATCCAGGCTATGGATTTTTATCAGAAAAACCGGCTTTTGCGGCCGCTGTGAAAGCAGCGGGCGCGGTTTTTATAGGCCCTCCCAGTACAGCAATTGCGGCCATGGGGGATAAAATTGAATCAAAAAAATTGGCCCAAAAAGCTGGGGTGACAACTGTGCCAGGGTATCTGGGTACTATCACTGATGAAGCCCAGGCTTTACGTATTGCCAAAGAAATCGGATATCCTGTTATCGTCAAAGCCTCTGCCGGTGGTGGGGGTAAAGGCATGCGGATTGCTTGGAATGAGCAGCAATTATTTGAGGGTTTAAGATTGGCGCGTAGTGAGGCAAAAAATAGTTTTGCCGATGATCGTGTTTTTTTAGAAAAATATATCCAACAACCCCGGCATATTGAAATACAAATTCTGGCTGACCAGCATGGAAAAACGTTGTATTTAGGGGAAAGAGAATGTTCCATTCAGCGTCGTCACCAAAAAGTTATTGAAGAATGCCCAAGCCCTTTCCTTGATGAAAAGACCCGCCGGATGATGGGTGAACAAGCGGTAGGATTGGCTAAGGCAGTAGGGTATCAATCAGCTGGGACGGTTGAATTTGTTGTTGATCCGCAACGGAATTTTTATTTCCTGGAAATGAACACGCGTTTGCAAGTCGAACATCCTGTGACAGAACTGGTTTTAGGATTGGATTTAGTGGAGTGGATGATCCGAATTGCACATGGCGAAAAAATTCCCTTTACCCAGCAAGATATCCGTATGAAAGGGTGGGCGATTGAAGCCCGTTTTTATGCCGAAGATCCGCAACGCGGCTTTTTACCATCAATCGGCCGACTAACCCATTATCTGCAGCCGCCGACGAATAAGAATATCCGCGTCGATAGCGGGGTGGATGAGGGCAGTGAAATATCGGTTTATTATGATCCCATGATTGCCAAGGTTTGTTCTTATGGGGATACACGGACAGAGGCGGCCTATCACTTAAGGCAAGCATTAGACCGTTTTGTCGTGAGAGGGATTTCGCACAATGCTTTGTTTTTGTCCAACGTTTTAGGAAAACAAAAATTTATTGAGGGCAAGTTAAGCACTGCTTTTATCCAAGAGGAATTTCCTGAAGGGTTCCATGTTCCGTCACATCCGGTTTCGATGCTTCCCGCATTAACCGCTCTCGCAAGCTTGCTATATTATTTGCAGGAATGTCATATTGATCCGTCGCTGTCCCAATTCGGGATTTTATCAGACACGGGTGACATTCGCTTGGTGGTTTTTCAGGCAAAACAACAGCTGTCCGTCATCATTAACAGATCGCATACATCAAAGGATTACCAGGTAACCATCAATCAGCAGGTGTATTCGATTAGTTTAGACCTGTCAGATACCAAACTGCTGTTAATAGGGTCAATTAATCAACAACCTGTTGTGGTGCAGGTGGAATATTTGGGAAATAATGGCTATCGGCTGAGTAGCCAAGGGGCACAAACTGACTTTCATGTGTATTTGCCCCATATTGCCAATTTAATGCAATGGATGCCGGAAAGAAAATTGGCTGACCGGTCAAAAATGCTGTCATCCCCCATGCCTGGGATGTTAACCTCACTTACCGTGAAAGAGGGGGAAGAGGTTAAAATAGGGCAGGAGTTATTGGTTTTAGAAGCCATGAAAATGGAAAATATTATCCGGGCGGAACGCAATGGAAAAATCAAAAAAATCCACGCAAAAGCCGGTGAAACGCTGGCAGTTGACCAAATGATATTGGAATTTGAATAA
- a CDS encoding ABC transporter ATP-binding protein, translating into MQNVIEFEKVAKVFKQGKQTVHALKSLDFALQPGQVIGLVGPDGAGKTTLLRLMVGLLSPTKGVIKIFGQDIRHDHSYRPCMGYMPQRFGLYEELTIKENLNLYADLYGISQQERGAQFQRLLQFSRLEPFTNRQAGKLSGGMKQKLALACSLLVKPKILLLDEPSVGVDPLSRRELWELVQQLIRHTDTLVIWSTAYLDEAERCDHVLLLHEGVLLNQGKPSELSNQLAGRINLLLPVEKNLKRMLQRRLNNHPKIISAVIQGEYIRVLAEAEGSIEQILKEIQLNPSIKTIIPAPPRFEDSYMDHLFRLQSHKKPSYKTEHLDVQEDASLLPHQVGKRVDIEVRNLSKRFGDFWAVRQISFDVHQGEIFGLLGPNGAGKSTTFRMLCGLLAPTDGSAKVAGLDLGHSPAEARSRLGYMSQKFSLYGELSVKENIEFFGKVYGLQGKFLKNAYDKALEQFDLKAYERMPSILLPLGFKQRLALACALIHSPSILFLDEPTSGVDPNTRRQFWQEIGILADQGVTVLVTTHFMEEAEYCDRLGIIYRGQMIANGSPDGLKGKTGQGPNKMVTLEDTFIRLIQQTDQQQGPIV; encoded by the coding sequence ATGCAAAACGTCATTGAATTTGAAAAGGTTGCGAAAGTCTTTAAACAGGGCAAACAAACAGTTCACGCCCTCAAAAGCCTAGATTTTGCTTTGCAACCCGGACAAGTGATCGGGCTGGTTGGGCCAGACGGGGCGGGGAAAACAACTTTGCTGCGCTTGATGGTAGGGCTTTTAAGCCCAACCAAAGGGGTTATCAAAATATTTGGCCAAGATATCCGGCATGATCATTCTTACCGTCCGTGTATGGGCTATATGCCCCAGCGATTTGGCCTTTACGAAGAATTAACGATAAAAGAAAATCTTAATCTATATGCCGATTTATACGGTATCAGCCAGCAAGAACGCGGGGCGCAGTTTCAACGGTTGTTGCAATTTAGCCGGTTGGAACCCTTCACCAACCGTCAGGCGGGCAAACTATCCGGTGGTATGAAACAGAAACTGGCTTTGGCCTGTAGCCTGCTTGTTAAGCCAAAAATTTTGCTGTTGGATGAACCCAGTGTCGGGGTTGATCCCTTGTCACGCCGCGAGCTTTGGGAACTGGTTCAGCAACTTATTCGTCATACGGATACCTTGGTGATATGGAGTACAGCTTATTTAGATGAGGCGGAGCGTTGCGATCACGTCTTACTATTGCATGAAGGGGTTTTATTAAACCAAGGCAAACCAAGTGAATTAAGTAACCAGTTGGCTGGTCGTATTAACTTATTGCTGCCGGTTGAAAAAAACTTGAAAAGAATGTTGCAACGCCGTTTAAACAACCATCCAAAAATTATCAGTGCGGTTATCCAAGGGGAATATATCCGGGTTTTAGCGGAAGCTGAGGGGAGCATTGAGCAGATTCTAAAAGAAATTCAGCTTAATCCTTCTATAAAAACGATTATTCCGGCCCCCCCCCGATTTGAAGATAGTTATATGGATCATCTTTTTCGGTTACAGTCCCATAAAAAGCCCTCTTATAAAACTGAACATCTAGACGTTCAAGAAGATGCTTCCCTGCTTCCCCACCAAGTGGGGAAAAGGGTCGATATCGAAGTTAGAAACCTCAGTAAACGCTTTGGGGATTTTTGGGCTGTTCGCCAGATTAGTTTTGATGTGCATCAGGGAGAAATATTTGGTTTACTGGGGCCTAACGGGGCAGGAAAATCAACCACCTTTCGGATGTTATGCGGATTGCTTGCCCCAACCGACGGTTCTGCCAAAGTTGCCGGGTTGGATCTTGGGCATAGCCCAGCTGAAGCCAGAAGCCGCTTAGGATATATGTCACAAAAATTTTCTTTATATGGGGAATTGTCCGTTAAAGAAAATATAGAATTCTTTGGTAAAGTTTACGGCCTGCAGGGAAAATTTTTAAAAAACGCTTATGACAAAGCGTTAGAGCAATTTGACTTAAAGGCTTATGAGAGAATGCCAAGCATATTACTGCCGCTTGGGTTTAAGCAACGTTTAGCATTGGCTTGCGCCTTAATCCATTCCCCCAGTATTTTGTTCCTAGACGAACCCACCTCCGGGGTTGACCCAAACACGCGGCGTCAGTTTTGGCAAGAAATCGGTATTCTGGCGGATCAAGGCGTTACCGTTTTAGTGACCACCCATTTTATGGAGGAAGCAGAATATTGCGACCGTTTGGGGATTATTTACCGCGGCCAAATGATTGCCAATGGCAGCCCCGATGGTCTAAAAGGTAAAACTGGCCAAGGCCCCAACAAAATGGTGACTTTGGAAGATACTTTTATCAGGCTTATCCAACAGACCGATCAGCAACAAGGGCCTATAGTATGA
- a CDS encoding acylphosphatase has product MRQAIQITIHGLVQKVGYREWLRKQAKNYQVVGWVKNLPVGTVLALLIGEDESLQKLIQDCYRGPSLATVQKIDQQKMLLPSPLPLIFEIVP; this is encoded by the coding sequence ATGCGGCAAGCCATCCAAATAACTATCCATGGGCTTGTGCAGAAGGTTGGCTACCGCGAATGGCTGCGAAAGCAAGCGAAAAATTACCAAGTCGTGGGCTGGGTTAAAAATTTACCGGTAGGTACTGTCCTGGCTTTGCTGATAGGCGAGGATGAATCCTTACAAAAATTAATCCAAGATTGCTACCGTGGGCCATCGTTGGCTACTGTCCAAAAAATTGACCAACAAAAAATGTTGTTGCCAAGCCCTTTGCCTCTTATTTTTGAAATCGTTCCCTAA
- a CDS encoding DUF4139 domain-containing protein gives MNIGYSKIATSLFAIFPLMAGLGALSAQETPSIPTIQTGVAVTIYNQNLAMVKDQRHYSQRNTVNDLVFSGVSDQIRPETALLQNLTDGEDITVLEQNFNYDLLTPAQLLEKSVGQIVQVVMWDEAAKQEKTVDALVLSTAEGIVLKIGDRIETEIPGRIIYKSIPAGLRPIPTLTLKINQVSHRAMKEQLPTEVQLSYLTGGLSWQADYVAKLNADETRLDLTGFVTLTNETAVTFENAQLQLVAGDLNLIETDTVEEFEDIKDYDDSPEQERMTEEALFEYHLYSLPRLTTIRSNQTKQVSLLAASSVAVGKQYVFNNLITGAEWEGEDSNEIAEIIAHPAVILKLLNNTENGLGMPLPKGTVRLYKNDQRGQPIFVGEDLIAHTPVNETVNLQLGYAFDLTAHLKATNYHMVNDTMVDISYEVVFHNAKSEPVTIIMNENAGEIDYSWEITQENYPGQQLSAQSWQWTIPVPANGSATLQLSFRASWDENDD, from the coding sequence ATGAACATCGGCTATTCTAAAATCGCAACCTCCTTATTTGCAATATTTCCGCTGATGGCTGGGTTAGGCGCTTTATCAGCCCAGGAGACGCCCTCAATTCCAACTATCCAGACGGGGGTTGCGGTCACCATTTATAATCAAAATCTGGCTATGGTGAAAGACCAGCGGCATTATTCTCAACGCAATACGGTCAATGATCTGGTTTTTTCAGGAGTTAGTGATCAAATTCGTCCAGAAACAGCGTTGCTGCAAAATCTGACGGATGGGGAAGACATTACTGTTCTGGAGCAAAATTTTAATTATGATTTATTGACACCAGCGCAATTGCTTGAAAAATCGGTCGGGCAAATCGTGCAGGTGGTAATGTGGGATGAGGCAGCAAAACAGGAAAAAACTGTTGATGCATTAGTCTTAAGCACAGCTGAAGGGATTGTCTTGAAAATAGGCGACCGGATTGAAACAGAAATTCCCGGCCGCATCATTTATAAATCCATACCGGCGGGCCTGCGCCCCATTCCCACCTTAACCTTAAAAATCAATCAAGTTAGCCACCGTGCTATGAAGGAACAATTGCCAACGGAAGTGCAATTAAGTTATCTAACAGGTGGCTTGTCCTGGCAAGCGGATTATGTGGCCAAATTAAATGCAGATGAAACGCGGTTGGATTTAACCGGTTTTGTTACCCTGACCAATGAAACCGCCGTAACTTTTGAAAATGCCCAATTACAATTGGTGGCTGGGGATTTAAACCTGATTGAAACGGATACGGTTGAGGAATTTGAGGATATTAAGGATTATGACGATAGCCCAGAGCAAGAACGTATGACAGAGGAGGCCCTTTTCGAATATCATTTATATAGTTTGCCGCGTTTAACCACCATTCGCTCCAACCAAACCAAACAGGTAAGCTTATTAGCAGCGTCCTCCGTTGCTGTCGGGAAACAATATGTTTTTAATAATTTGATCACAGGTGCGGAATGGGAGGGTGAGGATAGCAACGAAATCGCTGAAATAATCGCCCATCCTGCTGTTATCCTAAAACTTTTGAATAATACCGAAAACGGCCTTGGCATGCCTTTGCCCAAAGGGACCGTTCGTCTATACAAAAACGATCAACGTGGCCAACCAATTTTTGTGGGGGAAGACTTGATTGCCCACACCCCCGTCAATGAAACAGTCAACTTGCAATTGGGATATGCTTTCGACCTAACCGCCCATCTGAAAGCCACCAATTATCATATGGTCAATGACACCATGGTGGATATCAGCTATGAGGTTGTTTTCCATAATGCCAAATCTGAACCTGTCACGATTATCATGAACGAAAATGCTGGGGAAATTGATTATAGTTGGGAAATAACCCAGGAAAATTATCCTGGCCAACAATTATCCGCCCAATCATGGCAATGGACAATCCCTGTTCCGGCCAATGGCAGCGCCACTCTTCAATTAAGTTTCCGCGCCAGTTGGGATGAAAATGACGACTAA
- a CDS encoding HlyD family efflux transporter periplasmic adaptor subunit yields the protein MKKTDKSSLKAMVIRKKYLIAGIAGILALILLYMVAFRSHNGRPEQLTLYGNVDIRQVDLAFEVDGRIEKLVVEEGDMVEQGQLIGALNQELYQQSTLLAQARVNAQQAVLQKLQSGNRLEEIAQARAELAVADSQYNLQKAEFSRREELFKSGNISRQQYEDSKNALETALARQQSAQQNLNLSEKGAREEDIAQAKSQLQAEQASLAIMKNRYARTQLFSPAKGVITARVLEPGSVVAASSIVYTLAVDDKPWIRSYVPEPLRGFIKQGMQVVITSDQPDGKTYHGQIGFISPVAEFTPKTVETTELRTQLVYRVRILVDDNDGNLHQGMPVTIVVAIPENP from the coding sequence ATGAAAAAGACTGATAAATCTTCCCTTAAAGCAATGGTTATCCGTAAAAAATATTTGATTGCCGGAATAGCGGGTATTCTGGCGCTTATCCTTTTATACATGGTGGCCTTTCGTAGCCACAATGGCCGTCCTGAACAATTGACCCTTTATGGTAATGTTGATATCCGCCAGGTCGATTTGGCTTTTGAAGTAGACGGACGGATTGAAAAGCTTGTGGTGGAAGAGGGGGATATGGTTGAGCAAGGCCAATTGATAGGCGCCCTTAATCAGGAACTTTATCAACAATCTACCCTATTGGCACAGGCACGGGTGAATGCCCAGCAGGCTGTTTTGCAGAAACTTCAATCCGGTAATCGCTTGGAAGAAATTGCTCAAGCCAGGGCCGAACTTGCCGTGGCTGATAGCCAATATAATTTACAGAAAGCAGAATTTTCCAGACGGGAAGAGCTTTTTAAAAGTGGTAATATTTCTCGTCAGCAATATGAGGATTCTAAAAATGCCTTAGAAACGGCATTGGCCCGCCAACAATCAGCCCAGCAAAATTTAAATTTATCAGAAAAAGGCGCCCGTGAGGAAGATATTGCCCAGGCTAAATCTCAATTGCAGGCAGAGCAAGCAAGTTTGGCCATTATGAAGAACCGGTACGCCCGGACTCAACTTTTCTCCCCGGCAAAAGGGGTGATTACCGCCCGGGTTTTAGAACCGGGTTCGGTGGTTGCAGCCTCTTCCATTGTTTATACCTTAGCGGTGGATGATAAACCTTGGATTCGCAGTTACGTTCCAGAACCCTTGCGCGGCTTTATTAAACAGGGTATGCAGGTGGTGATCACCTCGGATCAACCGGATGGTAAAACATATCATGGCCAAATTGGCTTTATTTCCCCTGTTGCTGAATTCACCCCAAAAACGGTTGAAACCACAGAATTAAGAACCCAATTGGTGTACCGGGTAAGAATTTTGGTGGATGATAATGATGGCAATTTACATCAAGGCATGCCAGTCACCATTGTGGTGGCAATCCCTGAAAATCCGTAA